The following proteins are encoded in a genomic region of Desulfovibrio legallii:
- a CDS encoding AAA family ATPase: protein MYIQSFHMDGFGIFADAGVEKLSPGLTVFLGQNEAGKSTCLEFLRTALTGYPAPHSNEGKAIPGPLRGGRAGGSLTLNAGKDGLLRLTRRPGANGLTLLDEAGHALDPAVLQRLLAGVDREVYRNVFGFSLTELENLKSLTAEGVRNALYGASFGPGLRSPAEALKALENQTTAIFKPGGSVPLLNKALREFTDLHKKIAELEQESAGYDALAAELAACREDLRQTRHRRTALEAERRLLERRLHVWLQWNEWRMAGVQLERLEPEGAAFPEDGRARLARAQEAGESCRRNLAAEEEKLRLLRERRNAVTLDPPLLEALPALRRLTERKSGFRRAEGALTAQEAACRRTEENLQRELARLGPGWTCQRIRATDRSLFAREGLEKQAKEMDTAISAHQAAVGTLHQCNQEAAAAEREAAAAAQTLEALPTPAALVDDQTRDDLRQALARHEEASRQRPARLAAVQEARTTFSRAYAPLRLGGAAGSEKNDQEAGRILDDLLTRQDEALDLAAQVQAQLAQAEEALQAVRRSEGEAADAKNRMERLREEQRVLNGPARDVLNNQATALRQLRALAANLSTEQDRLADLEGRLTSEAPGSRIKSLPMLVLGALLFLAGAAMFFAAWRLGVTALPLTQELVVPVKLEFSYLLLCCGVVFLTVGAPHDGPERRRRKNEFAHLQSRRNACAVHVAELEEQARQLCAAADVPHMDLITLEATEVRLERERELCFREERARKDMETLRQSLDQIRAELARRQTAHAAAEAQVQQVRRRWHECLLALHVGNVPAPEGAAAFFARVEAARLALGGAAAAQAELESLDADLRAQEARMRAVPAVAELLPEQADAAALTRAVRQVLDSCREADAAREQRIKAEAALHNAQSECRRAADRQARAAAAQQQAEERLAAAQGIWSASLEGLGLDASLNPETVRQAFASMETCLAAAAELERAQAALAQSRTELAALREPLASLLTDLHREPERDADGTPRWLESLDAALAAAESAAEAQAQHDELERRAAEQADAAAAATAALEAADLTQQSLLALAGARDAEHFLHLAALHDEREQLRQRRQYLEDALRLAAEGAPLEAFLAGFADADQETQERRCAAIDEELPTLQEREDALAAKANQLAGRVEALSCADELARLRQQEASVKESMERLAARWSRAALARSLLASAKRTFEEERQPEVIRLASQIFSRVTDRRWRGISASLEDASLRILPAEGEAVGPEALSRGAREQAYLALRLAYIKNHAAHAAPLPVIMDEVLVNFDPRRAERMARAFVDLTGGTPEAAHQLLYFTCQPHTVDLLRKTDPGAAVLLVEDGRIRAA, encoded by the coding sequence ATGTATATCCAGTCTTTTCATATGGACGGCTTCGGCATTTTTGCCGATGCGGGGGTAGAAAAGCTCTCCCCCGGCCTGACCGTTTTTCTGGGGCAGAACGAGGCCGGCAAATCCACCTGCCTGGAATTTCTGCGCACCGCCCTCACAGGCTACCCCGCGCCCCACAGCAATGAAGGCAAGGCCATCCCCGGCCCCCTGCGGGGCGGCAGGGCGGGCGGCAGCCTCACCCTCAACGCCGGGAAGGACGGCCTGCTGCGCCTGACCCGACGCCCCGGCGCGAACGGCCTCACCCTGCTGGACGAAGCGGGCCACGCCCTGGACCCCGCTGTCCTCCAGCGCCTGCTGGCCGGCGTGGATCGGGAGGTCTACCGCAACGTGTTCGGCTTCAGCCTTACGGAGCTGGAAAACCTCAAAAGCCTCACGGCCGAGGGCGTGCGCAACGCCCTCTACGGCGCGAGCTTCGGGCCCGGCCTGCGCTCCCCCGCCGAGGCGCTCAAGGCCCTGGAAAATCAGACCACGGCCATTTTCAAGCCCGGGGGCAGCGTGCCGCTTCTCAACAAGGCCCTGCGCGAATTTACGGATCTGCACAAAAAAATTGCCGAGCTGGAACAGGAAAGTGCGGGTTACGACGCCCTGGCCGCCGAGCTGGCCGCCTGCCGGGAAGACCTGCGCCAGACCCGCCACCGCCGCACCGCCCTGGAGGCCGAGCGCCGCCTGCTGGAGCGCCGCCTGCACGTCTGGCTGCAGTGGAACGAATGGCGCATGGCCGGCGTGCAGCTGGAGCGCCTGGAACCGGAAGGCGCGGCCTTTCCTGAAGACGGCCGGGCCCGCCTGGCCCGCGCCCAGGAAGCCGGCGAAAGCTGCCGGCGCAACCTGGCCGCCGAAGAGGAAAAACTGCGCCTGCTGCGGGAACGGCGAAACGCCGTAACCCTGGACCCGCCCCTGCTGGAAGCCCTGCCCGCCCTGCGCAGGCTTACAGAGCGCAAAAGCGGCTTCCGGCGGGCCGAAGGCGCGCTGACCGCACAGGAAGCCGCCTGCCGCCGGACCGAAGAAAATCTGCAGCGCGAGCTCGCCCGCCTGGGCCCAGGCTGGACCTGCCAGCGCATCCGCGCCACGGATCGCTCCCTTTTCGCCCGGGAGGGCCTGGAAAAACAGGCCAAGGAGATGGACACCGCCATATCCGCCCACCAGGCCGCCGTAGGCACCCTGCACCAGTGCAATCAGGAAGCGGCCGCTGCCGAACGCGAAGCCGCGGCCGCGGCGCAGACTCTGGAGGCCCTGCCCACTCCGGCAGCCCTTGTGGACGACCAGACCCGCGACGATCTGCGCCAGGCCCTGGCCCGACATGAAGAGGCCTCTCGCCAGCGTCCCGCGCGCCTGGCCGCCGTGCAGGAGGCCCGCACTACCTTTTCCCGCGCCTATGCCCCCCTGCGGCTCGGCGGTGCTGCCGGAAGCGAAAAAAACGACCAGGAAGCCGGGCGCATCCTGGACGACCTCCTGACGCGCCAGGACGAAGCCCTGGATCTGGCCGCGCAGGTGCAGGCCCAGCTCGCCCAGGCCGAAGAGGCGCTGCAGGCCGTGCGCCGCAGTGAAGGCGAAGCCGCGGACGCCAAAAACCGCATGGAACGCCTGCGCGAGGAGCAACGCGTCCTCAACGGCCCGGCCCGCGACGTGCTGAACAATCAGGCCACAGCCCTGCGCCAGCTGCGCGCCCTTGCCGCCAACCTCAGTACGGAGCAGGACCGCCTGGCGGACCTGGAGGGCCGCCTCACCAGTGAAGCGCCCGGCAGCCGCATAAAAAGCCTGCCCATGCTGGTCCTGGGCGCGCTGCTGTTCCTGGCCGGGGCCGCCATGTTCTTTGCCGCCTGGCGGCTGGGCGTGACCGCCCTGCCGCTGACGCAGGAGCTTGTCGTTCCCGTTAAGCTGGAGTTCAGCTATCTGCTGTTGTGCTGCGGCGTGGTGTTTCTGACCGTAGGCGCGCCCCACGACGGCCCGGAACGCCGCCGCCGCAAAAACGAATTTGCCCACTTGCAAAGCCGCCGCAACGCCTGCGCCGTCCATGTGGCCGAGCTGGAAGAGCAGGCCCGGCAGCTCTGCGCCGCTGCGGACGTGCCCCACATGGACCTGATCACCCTGGAGGCCACAGAAGTGCGCCTGGAGCGGGAACGCGAACTCTGCTTCCGCGAAGAACGCGCCCGCAAGGATATGGAAACGCTGCGCCAGAGCCTGGACCAGATCCGCGCGGAGCTGGCCCGGCGGCAGACCGCCCACGCGGCCGCCGAAGCGCAGGTGCAGCAGGTGCGCCGCCGCTGGCACGAATGCCTGCTGGCTTTGCATGTGGGCAACGTGCCCGCGCCCGAAGGCGCGGCCGCCTTTTTTGCCCGGGTGGAAGCGGCCCGCTTGGCTCTGGGCGGCGCAGCCGCCGCTCAAGCCGAGCTGGAAAGCCTGGATGCGGACCTGCGCGCGCAGGAGGCCCGGATGCGCGCCGTGCCCGCCGTAGCCGAGCTGCTGCCGGAACAGGCGGACGCCGCGGCCCTTACCCGCGCCGTGCGCCAGGTGCTGGATTCCTGCCGTGAAGCGGACGCCGCCAGGGAGCAGCGCATCAAAGCCGAAGCCGCACTGCACAACGCCCAAAGCGAATGCCGCCGCGCCGCGGACCGGCAGGCCCGGGCCGCCGCCGCCCAGCAGCAGGCCGAGGAACGCCTTGCCGCCGCACAGGGAATCTGGAGCGCCAGCCTGGAAGGCCTGGGCCTGGACGCGAGCCTTAACCCGGAAACCGTCCGTCAGGCCTTTGCCTCCATGGAGACCTGCCTGGCCGCCGCCGCCGAGCTGGAGCGCGCCCAGGCGGCACTGGCCCAGAGCCGGACGGAACTGGCCGCCCTGCGCGAGCCGCTGGCAAGCCTGCTTACGGATCTGCACCGGGAGCCGGAACGCGACGCCGACGGCACGCCGCGCTGGCTGGAAAGCCTGGACGCCGCCCTGGCCGCAGCGGAAAGTGCCGCCGAAGCCCAGGCCCAGCACGACGAACTGGAACGCCGCGCGGCCGAACAGGCGGACGCCGCAGCCGCAGCCACAGCCGCACTGGAGGCGGCGGACCTGACCCAGCAGAGCCTGCTGGCCCTGGCTGGCGCGCGGGACGCGGAGCATTTTCTGCACCTGGCCGCCCTGCACGACGAACGGGAACAACTGCGCCAGCGCCGGCAATACCTGGAAGACGCTTTGCGCCTGGCGGCGGAGGGCGCGCCCCTGGAGGCTTTTCTGGCCGGGTTTGCCGATGCGGACCAGGAAACGCAGGAGCGGCGCTGCGCCGCCATTGACGAAGAACTGCCGACACTGCAGGAGCGGGAGGACGCCCTGGCCGCCAAGGCCAACCAGCTGGCCGGCCGGGTGGAAGCCCTCTCCTGCGCGGACGAGCTGGCCCGCCTGCGCCAGCAGGAAGCCTCCGTAAAGGAAAGCATGGAACGCCTAGCCGCCCGCTGGAGCCGCGCCGCCCTGGCCCGATCGCTCCTGGCTTCAGCCAAGCGCACGTTTGAAGAGGAACGCCAGCCAGAGGTCATCCGCCTGGCTTCCCAGATTTTCAGCCGCGTCACGGACCGCCGCTGGCGGGGCATCAGCGCTTCGCTGGAGGACGCCAGCCTGCGCATTCTGCCTGCCGAAGGCGAAGCCGTGGGGCCGGAGGCCCTCAGCCGGGGCGCGCGGGAGCAGGCCTATCTGGCCCTGCGGCTGGCCTACATCAAAAACCACGCGGCCCACGCCGCGCCCCTGCCCGTCATCATGGACGAAGTGCTGGTCAACTTTGACCCGCGCCGGGCGGAACGCATGGCGCGCGCCTTTGTGGACCTCACGGGCGGCACTCCGGAGGCGGCCCACCAGCTGCTCTACTTCACCTGCCAGCCGCACACCGTGGATCTGCTGCGCAAGACGGACCCCGGCGCGGCTGTGCTGCTGGTGGAGGACGGCCGCATCCGCGCGGCCTGA
- a CDS encoding Ldh family oxidoreductase gives MNISLEDARQLGEGILVRHKVSEQNAVPTIAALLRAEMEGIPSHGFSRIPYYVGQADTGKVDGRADPLVSRPRPGVVRVDACCGFAFRAFAAGLPELAAAAKAQGIALMGVCNSHHAGVLGFPVADLAAQGLLALGFANSPASLAPYGGRKGVFGTNPLAMACPRKDAPPLVIDLSMGLLARGKVLQAAKKGELIPEGAAVDAEGNPTRDAAKAFDGALLPFGGPKGYALALMVEILAGVLPGAALAIEASSLFTPDGPAPRLGQSFVAIDPGSLAGADFADRLELLLGAITAQPGARLPGDRRIRLREAAQAAGSISLPDELCAQLHALE, from the coding sequence ATGAATATTTCTTTAGAGGACGCTCGGCAACTGGGCGAGGGCATTCTTGTGCGGCACAAGGTCAGCGAACAAAACGCCGTTCCCACCATAGCGGCCTTGCTGCGGGCGGAGATGGAGGGCATTCCCTCCCACGGGTTTTCGCGCATTCCCTATTATGTGGGCCAGGCGGACACGGGCAAGGTGGACGGCCGCGCCGATCCGCTCGTTTCCCGCCCCCGGCCCGGCGTGGTGCGGGTGGACGCCTGTTGCGGCTTTGCCTTCAGAGCTTTTGCCGCAGGCCTGCCGGAGCTGGCCGCAGCCGCCAAGGCGCAGGGCATTGCCCTGATGGGGGTGTGCAATTCGCACCACGCGGGCGTGCTGGGCTTTCCTGTGGCCGATCTGGCTGCGCAGGGGCTGCTGGCTCTGGGCTTTGCCAACAGCCCGGCTTCTCTGGCCCCCTATGGCGGGCGCAAAGGGGTTTTCGGCACTAACCCCCTGGCCATGGCCTGCCCGCGCAAGGACGCGCCGCCGTTGGTCATTGACCTTTCCATGGGCCTGCTGGCCCGCGGCAAGGTGCTGCAGGCCGCCAAAAAAGGGGAACTGATCCCTGAAGGCGCGGCCGTGGACGCCGAGGGAAATCCCACGCGGGATGCGGCCAAGGCTTTTGACGGAGCCTTGCTGCCCTTTGGCGGTCCCAAGGGCTACGCCCTGGCCCTGATGGTGGAGATTCTGGCCGGGGTGCTGCCCGGCGCTGCCCTGGCTATTGAGGCTTCTTCCCTGTTCACGCCCGACGGCCCTGCGCCGCGTCTGGGCCAGAGTTTTGTGGCCATAGACCCCGGCAGCCTGGCGGGAGCGGATTTTGCGGATCGGCTGGAACTGCTGCTGGGGGCCATTACAGCGCAGCCCGGCGCGCGCCTGCCGGGGGACCGGCGCATCCGGCTGCGGGAGGCCGCCCAGGCCGCCGGCAGCATCAGCCTGCCCGACGAGCTCTGCGCCCAGCTGCACGCCCTGGAATAA
- a CDS encoding sigma 54-interacting transcriptional regulator — translation MSPIVVIAPESASYQIVQRVAAELGLQDKIRLHLTGLSRSLAVAQEAEKQGAQVIVVRGWSANQILEAGIKVPVVFLPISMQDLVCVLGQATAKSPKRRPRLGIVVYPQLQQELAAISTLLRPDLRIYPSDFHSEDMRRALAQAAADNVDVIIGGETSVNIAESLGLRSQLLICGEASIRQALREAQRIVYARELEQAQSLKFKTVIEHSHDGIVSLDAAGRVLLINPVARRMLRLKNDITHHPFKSILDLPHLERCLLLGASVVDEMATVEGRKLLFSAIPIHVAGAVHGAVITFQEPRAIAAKESKIRHEDAEMTAEHTFEDILGTSPAILTAIARARKFAPARQPVLIQGETGTGKELFAQAIHNAGPRSQEAFVAVNCGALPQSLLESELFGYEDGAFTGASRKGKPGLFEMAHLGTLFLDEIGEMDLRAQQRLLRVLETQRVLRISGTRNIRVDVRIIAATNANLWERVRKGRFRADLFYRLSVLVLPLPPLRQRPDDIELLARHFFAEAEDDINALPPLDQEALEVLRNHPWSGNVRELRYFIQRLRVTGPAHLDAPTLKAELLPPLHPQAAPSLQAPTPHADQEETDERSRIRAALEACHGHQGNAARLLQISRSTLFRKMRKLGLR, via the coding sequence ATGTCCCCCATTGTCGTTATCGCCCCTGAAAGCGCCAGTTACCAGATCGTCCAGCGGGTCGCCGCGGAGCTGGGCCTGCAGGACAAAATCCGCCTTCACCTCACCGGTCTCAGCCGTTCGCTGGCCGTAGCCCAGGAGGCCGAAAAACAGGGCGCGCAGGTCATTGTAGTGCGCGGCTGGTCCGCCAATCAGATCCTTGAGGCAGGCATCAAAGTGCCTGTGGTTTTTCTGCCCATCAGCATGCAGGATCTGGTCTGCGTTCTGGGGCAGGCCACGGCCAAGTCCCCCAAACGCCGCCCGCGCCTGGGCATTGTGGTCTACCCCCAGCTGCAGCAAGAGCTGGCCGCCATCAGCACTCTGCTGCGCCCGGATCTGCGCATCTACCCCAGCGATTTCCACTCCGAAGACATGCGCCGGGCCCTCGCCCAGGCCGCCGCGGACAATGTGGACGTCATCATCGGGGGCGAAACCTCCGTCAACATCGCCGAAAGCCTGGGCTTGCGCAGCCAGCTGCTTATCTGCGGCGAGGCCTCCATCCGCCAGGCCCTGCGGGAAGCCCAGCGCATCGTCTACGCGCGCGAGCTGGAGCAGGCCCAGAGCCTCAAATTCAAAACGGTCATCGAGCATTCCCACGACGGCATCGTTTCCCTGGACGCGGCGGGCCGCGTGCTTTTGATCAACCCTGTGGCCCGGCGCATGCTCCGCCTCAAAAACGACATCACCCACCATCCGTTCAAAAGCATCCTGGACCTGCCCCATTTGGAGCGCTGTCTGCTGCTCGGGGCCAGCGTGGTGGACGAGATGGCCACGGTGGAAGGCCGCAAACTGCTGTTCTCCGCCATTCCCATCCATGTGGCCGGCGCGGTGCACGGCGCGGTTATCACCTTTCAGGAACCGCGCGCCATTGCCGCCAAAGAAAGCAAGATCCGCCACGAAGACGCCGAAATGACGGCCGAACACACCTTTGAGGATATTCTGGGCACGTCCCCGGCCATTCTGACGGCCATAGCCCGCGCGCGCAAGTTCGCCCCGGCCCGGCAGCCCGTGCTTATCCAGGGCGAAACAGGCACGGGCAAAGAGCTTTTTGCCCAGGCCATCCACAATGCCGGGCCCCGCAGCCAGGAGGCCTTCGTGGCCGTCAACTGCGGCGCGCTGCCGCAATCGCTTCTGGAATCGGAGCTCTTCGGCTATGAGGACGGCGCGTTTACCGGCGCCAGCCGCAAAGGCAAACCCGGCCTGTTTGAAATGGCGCACCTGGGCACCCTTTTTCTGGACGAAATAGGCGAGATGGACCTGCGGGCCCAGCAACGCCTGCTGCGCGTGCTGGAAACCCAGCGCGTTCTGCGCATCAGCGGCACCCGCAACATCCGGGTGGACGTGCGGATCATCGCCGCCACCAACGCCAACCTGTGGGAAAGGGTTCGCAAAGGGCGCTTCCGCGCCGATCTGTTCTACCGCCTCTCCGTGCTGGTGCTGCCCCTGCCGCCCCTGCGCCAACGCCCCGACGACATTGAGCTGCTGGCCCGCCACTTTTTCGCTGAGGCCGAGGACGACATAAACGCCCTCCCCCCGCTGGATCAGGAAGCGCTGGAGGTGCTCCGCAACCATCCCTGGTCCGGCAACGTGCGCGAGCTGCGCTACTTCATTCAGCGCCTGCGCGTCACAGGCCCCGCCCACCTGGATGCGCCAACCCTCAAAGCCGAACTCCTCCCCCCCCTCCACCCCCAGGCCGCGCCCAGCCTTCAGGCCCCCACGCCCCATGCCGACCAGGAAGAAACCGACGAACGCTCGCGCATCCGCGCAGCTCTCGAAGCCTGTCACGGGCATCAGGGCAATGCGGCGAGGCTGCTGCAGATCAGCCGCAGCACTCTGTTCCGCAAAATGCGCAAACTGGGCCTGCGCTGA
- a CDS encoding indolepyruvate ferredoxin oxidoreductase subunit alpha: MNQPRVRRNISQWGFRMVYINRQWCKGCGICVAFCPKKALSLDDAGKACHDPELCVECGMCEQYCPDLAVTVEKTARASKAGNGKEAA, translated from the coding sequence GTGAACCAGCCGCGTGTGCGGCGCAACATCAGCCAATGGGGATTTCGGATGGTCTACATCAATCGCCAATGGTGCAAAGGCTGCGGCATCTGCGTGGCCTTTTGTCCCAAGAAGGCGCTGTCTCTGGATGACGCGGGCAAGGCCTGCCATGATCCTGAGCTGTGCGTGGAGTGTGGCATGTGCGAACAGTACTGTCCCGACCTGGCCGTGACGGTGGAAAAAACCGCCAGGGCAAGCAAGGCCGGCAACGGCAAGGAGGCCGCATGA
- a CDS encoding 2-oxoacid:acceptor oxidoreductase subunit alpha, which produces MSEGEIRFVQGNEACVRGALYAGVRFFAGYPITPSTEVAEHLAEQLPRVGGKFVQMEDEIASMCAVCGASLAGSKAMTATSGPGFSLKQEAIGYAVMAEIPCVVVNVQRGGPSTGLPTKVAQGDVNQARWGTHGDHAIIVLTASTIQDVFSITVEAFNLAETYRTPVILLFDEVVGHMREKLFIPPAGELPVVERLRTDVAAGVNYHPYLPREDGRLPMSDFGGVHRYNVTGLFHDIWGFPTENPEQVSKLAYHLVDKIENRAHLLARWKEFYLEDAEHIIISYGSSARSARHLVETRRAKGDRIGLLELQTLWPFPAQLVREKTAHARNIFVVEMNMGQVTTQVKQVVQKPDRVFLVNRMDGIMVTPTDIGKVMRVIEGRGF; this is translated from the coding sequence ATGAGCGAGGGCGAAATCCGTTTCGTGCAGGGCAACGAGGCCTGTGTGCGCGGCGCTCTGTATGCCGGGGTGCGTTTTTTTGCGGGCTACCCCATCACCCCATCCACCGAGGTGGCCGAGCACCTGGCGGAGCAGCTGCCCCGCGTGGGCGGCAAGTTTGTGCAGATGGAGGATGAAATCGCCTCCATGTGCGCGGTGTGCGGGGCTTCCCTGGCCGGGTCCAAGGCCATGACCGCCACCAGCGGGCCGGGCTTTTCCCTCAAGCAGGAGGCCATCGGCTATGCGGTCATGGCCGAGATTCCCTGCGTGGTGGTCAACGTGCAGCGCGGCGGGCCTTCCACAGGCCTGCCCACCAAGGTGGCCCAGGGCGACGTGAACCAAGCCCGCTGGGGCACCCACGGCGACCACGCCATCATCGTGCTCACGGCGTCCACCATTCAGGACGTGTTCAGCATCACGGTGGAGGCCTTCAACCTGGCCGAAACCTACCGCACGCCGGTCATCCTGCTGTTTGACGAGGTGGTGGGCCACATGCGCGAAAAGCTCTTCATCCCGCCGGCGGGCGAGCTGCCCGTGGTGGAGCGCCTGCGTACGGACGTGGCCGCGGGGGTCAACTACCACCCCTACCTGCCGCGCGAGGACGGCCGCCTGCCCATGTCGGACTTCGGCGGCGTGCACCGCTACAACGTCACGGGCCTGTTCCACGACATCTGGGGCTTCCCCACGGAGAATCCGGAACAGGTCAGCAAGCTGGCCTACCACCTGGTGGACAAGATCGAAAACCGCGCCCACCTGCTGGCCCGCTGGAAGGAATTCTACCTGGAGGATGCGGAGCACATCATCATCTCCTACGGCTCCTCGGCGCGCAGCGCGCGGCACCTGGTGGAGACCCGCCGCGCCAAGGGCGACCGCATCGGCCTGCTGGAGCTGCAGACCCTCTGGCCCTTCCCGGCCCAGCTGGTGCGGGAAAAAACCGCCCACGCCCGCAACATTTTTGTGGTGGAGATGAACATGGGCCAGGTCACCACCCAGGTGAAGCAGGTGGTGCAGAAGCCGGACCGCGTGTTCCTGGTCAACCGCATGGACGGCATCATGGTCACGCCCACGGATATCGGCAAAGTCATGCGGGTTATTGAAGGAAGGGGGTTCTGA
- a CDS encoding 2-oxoacid:ferredoxin oxidoreductase subunit beta has product MSVQNIRERFFPHIWCPGCGHGTILNNLLHTVQELQIDPSNMCMVSGIGCSARISGYVDFHSMHTLHGRALACATGIKLTRPELNVVVPMGDGDAMAIGGNHFIHACRRNIDMVAIIMNNRIYGMTGGQYSPLSGEGILATTAPYHSIDHAFDTVKLATGAGASFVARTTTFHVKEIVSLLKKAFAHKGFAVVEILTQCPTYFGRKNKMGGAVQMLEWYRDNTAPLGSKKLEENPNLIPRGVFVDEQRPEYCEEYAKIIAKAHKE; this is encoded by the coding sequence ATGAGCGTGCAGAATATCCGGGAGCGGTTCTTCCCCCACATCTGGTGTCCCGGCTGCGGCCACGGCACCATCCTTAACAACCTGCTGCACACCGTGCAGGAACTGCAGATAGATCCCTCCAACATGTGCATGGTTTCGGGCATCGGCTGCTCGGCGCGCATTTCCGGCTATGTGGATTTTCACAGCATGCACACCCTGCACGGCCGGGCCCTGGCCTGCGCCACGGGCATCAAGCTGACCCGGCCGGAGCTCAACGTGGTGGTGCCCATGGGCGACGGCGACGCCATGGCCATTGGCGGCAACCACTTTATCCACGCCTGCCGCCGCAATATCGACATGGTGGCCATCATCATGAACAACCGCATCTACGGCATGACCGGCGGGCAGTACTCGCCCCTTTCCGGCGAGGGCATCCTGGCCACCACCGCGCCCTACCACAGCATTGACCACGCCTTTGACACGGTGAAGCTGGCTACTGGCGCGGGGGCCTCCTTTGTGGCCCGCACCACTACCTTCCACGTCAAGGAGATCGTGAGCCTGCTCAAAAAGGCCTTTGCCCACAAGGGCTTCGCCGTGGTGGAAATCCTCACCCAGTGCCCCACCTACTTCGGGCGCAAGAACAAGATGGGCGGGGCCGTGCAGATGCTGGAATGGTACCGCGACAATACCGCCCCCCTGGGCTCCAAAAAGCTGGAGGAGAACCCCAACCTCATTCCCCGCGGCGTGTTCGTGGACGAACAGCGCCCCGAATACTGCGAGGAATACGCCAAAATCATCGCCAAGGCCCACAAGGAGTAG
- a CDS encoding 2-oxoacid:acceptor oxidoreductase family protein → MERYRFLLSGSGGQGIITMAILLAEAAALYEGLVAVQSQSYGPEARGGATRSDVIIADSEIFFPKVNQPNVLVALTDESAAKYLPLIRPGGMCLYDSDLVHPSARIDARRVGLPLFHAVKEAFNGKTQAFNICVLGALATLTKAVRLESLEKALADRFAPAFHESNKKALHLGAQMAAAAPSAQA, encoded by the coding sequence ATGGAAAGATACCGTTTTCTTCTCTCCGGCTCCGGGGGCCAGGGCATCATCACCATGGCCATCCTGCTGGCCGAAGCGGCGGCCCTGTACGAAGGGCTGGTGGCCGTGCAGTCCCAGTCCTACGGCCCGGAAGCCCGCGGCGGGGCCACCCGCTCGGACGTGATTATCGCGGACAGCGAGATCTTCTTCCCCAAGGTCAACCAGCCCAACGTGCTGGTGGCCCTTACCGACGAATCCGCCGCCAAGTACCTGCCGCTTATCCGGCCCGGCGGCATGTGCCTTTACGACAGCGACCTGGTGCACCCCTCGGCCCGCATCGACGCCCGGCGCGTGGGCCTGCCCCTGTTCCACGCCGTAAAGGAAGCCTTTAACGGCAAAACCCAGGCCTTCAACATCTGCGTGCTGGGGGCCCTGGCTACCCTGACCAAGGCCGTGCGCCTGGAATCCCTGGAAAAAGCCCTGGCCGACCGCTTTGCTCCGGCCTTCCACGAAAGCAACAAAAAAGCCCTCCACCTGGGCGCGCAGATGGCCGCGGCCGCGCCTTCGGCCCAGGCGTAA
- the sucC gene encoding ADP-forming succinate--CoA ligase subunit beta: protein MNIHEYQAKGLLGQFGVPVPAGALAATAAEARAAAAGLPGPVWVVKAQIHAGGRGKGGGVQVCKNLDAVEAAAGHIIGMQLITHQTGPEGKKVHKVWVEQGTEIARELYLAVVLDRGAQRLTVMASPDGGMDIEDVAARTPERIFTTRLDGGHHIWPYQARQLFFGCGLTPEQVGKGAALVQNLVRLAVEKDAVLVEINPLAVTTAGDIVALDAKMDFDESALKRHPDVAAMDDPEEGDPLERKARELGVNYVRLSGYVGTMVNGAGLAMATMDAIKQAGAAPANFLDAGGGANEQMVAAGFEVMLSDPHVRGILINIFGGILRCDIVAQGVVNAARKVDLRLPLVVRLEGTNVEEGRRILRESGLNFETAASMSEAAHKIAALTAGGAA, encoded by the coding sequence ATGAATATTCACGAATACCAGGCAAAGGGCCTGCTGGGCCAGTTCGGCGTGCCCGTGCCCGCGGGAGCGCTGGCGGCCACGGCGGCCGAGGCCCGCGCCGCGGCGGCAGGCCTGCCGGGCCCGGTGTGGGTGGTCAAGGCGCAGATCCACGCGGGCGGCCGGGGCAAAGGCGGCGGCGTGCAGGTCTGCAAGAATCTGGACGCAGTGGAGGCCGCGGCCGGGCACATCATCGGCATGCAGCTCATCACGCACCAGACCGGGCCGGAAGGTAAGAAGGTGCACAAGGTCTGGGTGGAGCAGGGCACGGAGATTGCCCGCGAGCTCTACCTGGCCGTGGTGCTGGACCGGGGCGCGCAGCGCCTGACGGTCATGGCCTCGCCCGACGGCGGCATGGACATTGAAGACGTGGCCGCGCGCACGCCGGAGCGCATTTTTACCACCAGGCTGGACGGCGGGCACCACATCTGGCCGTACCAGGCGCGGCAGCTCTTCTTTGGCTGCGGGCTCACGCCGGAGCAGGTGGGCAAGGGCGCGGCCCTGGTGCAGAACCTGGTGCGCCTGGCCGTGGAAAAGGACGCCGTGCTGGTGGAGATCAATCCCCTGGCCGTGACCACGGCGGGGGACATTGTGGCCCTGGACGCCAAGATGGATTTTGACGAAAGCGCCCTCAAACGCCACCCGGACGTGGCCGCCATGGACGACCCAGAGGAAGGCGACCCCCTGGAGCGCAAGGCGCGGGAGCTGGGCGTGAACTATGTGCGCCTCTCCGGCTATGTGGGCACCATGGTCAACGGCGCGGGCCTGGCCATGGCCACTATGGACGCCATCAAGCAGGCCGGGGCGGCGCCCGCCAACTTTCTGGACGCGGGCGGCGGGGCCAACGAGCAGATGGTGGCCGCGGGCTTTGAAGTCATGCTCTCCGATCCGCATGTGCGGGGCATCCTGATCAATATTTTCGGCGGCATATTGCGCTGCGACATCGTGGCCCAGGGCGTGGTCAACGCGGCCCGCAAGGTGGACCTGCGCCTGCCCCTGGTGGTGCGGCTGGAAGGCACCAATGTGGAAGAAGGCCGGCGCATCCTCAGGGAAAGCGGTCTGAACTTTGAAACGGCGGCCTCCATGAGCGAGGCGGCGCACAAAATTGCGGCCCTCACCGCTGGAGGTGCGGCATGA